A region of Blastocatellia bacterium DNA encodes the following proteins:
- a CDS encoding alpha/beta hydrolase-fold protein, whose translation MPNEEHVKWYSHRMGRDMDVLVHGHAGAPVIVCPSSWGHYYEWKDFLMVETLADKLDAGHIQLFGVDSHCADSWYNDQIPPRERVRRHNVWEDYVLSEVVPFIRSRNRNDYFITAGVSFGAYLAVNLAFKHPGLVRKTVGLSGSYRVQRLLDGYYDQDAYYNCPVAYMSGLSDEWYLSQIRRMEIFLVTSDRDLGICRERTYDMSRVLTERAIPHSLDDWGGELIHDWPSWRKMIRHYL comes from the coding sequence ATGCCCAACGAAGAACACGTCAAGTGGTACAGCCACCGCATGGGGCGAGACATGGACGTGCTGGTTCATGGTCACGCCGGCGCGCCGGTCATCGTCTGCCCAAGCTCGTGGGGCCATTATTACGAGTGGAAAGACTTTCTGATGGTCGAGACGCTGGCCGATAAGCTCGACGCCGGCCACATCCAGCTTTTCGGCGTCGATAGTCATTGCGCCGACTCGTGGTATAACGACCAGATACCGCCGCGCGAGCGCGTCCGCCGCCACAACGTCTGGGAAGACTACGTGCTGAGCGAAGTCGTGCCGTTCATCCGCTCGCGCAACCGCAACGATTATTTCATCACCGCCGGCGTCAGCTTCGGCGCCTACCTGGCGGTCAACCTCGCCTTCAAGCATCCCGGCCTGGTGCGCAAGACCGTGGGGCTAAGCGGCTCGTATCGCGTCCAGCGTTTGCTCGACGGCTACTATGACCAGGACGCCTATTACAACTGCCCCGTCGCTTATATGAGCGGCTTGAGCGACGAGTGGTATTTATCACAGATTCGCCGCATGGAGATTTTCCTGGTCACCAGCGACCGCGACCTCGGCATCTGTCGTGAGCGCACCTATGATATGTCGCGCGTCTTGACCGAGCGCGCCATTCCGCACAGCCTCGACGATTGGGGCGGCGAATTGATTCACGACTGGCCGAGCTGGCGCAAGATGATCCGCCACTACCTTTGA
- a CDS encoding SDR family NAD(P)-dependent oxidoreductase has protein sequence MNKLQDQVVIITGASAGIGEASARMLARQGAIIVLAARRKERLDQLKGEIEAAGGRALAIAADITDAAGRERLVSETLAAFGRIDALVNNAGYGQRGPIEMVPVEAIRENFETNLFSLIALTQLVIPVMRRQASGRIVNISSVAGRIARPLSSIYDATKHALEAISDGLRGELAPFGIKVVVIEPGFIVTEFLGVANERARDVIEQDSPYKPFFEGFAEGYQRMRKMAGRPDDIAELVLKALTLDRPRPRYAAPRHARLALRAKRWLPERLFNRLAAKQSGVDEKKLREQAQGR, from the coding sequence ATGAATAAACTGCAAGATCAGGTAGTCATCATCACCGGCGCGTCGGCAGGCATCGGCGAAGCCAGCGCCAGGATGCTGGCGCGACAGGGCGCAATCATCGTGCTGGCGGCGCGGCGCAAAGAGCGGCTCGATCAATTGAAAGGCGAGATTGAAGCTGCCGGCGGGCGGGCGCTGGCCATCGCCGCCGACATCACCGACGCCGCGGGCCGCGAGCGCCTGGTGAGTGAAACGCTCGCCGCCTTTGGTCGCATTGACGCGCTCGTCAACAACGCCGGCTACGGGCAGCGCGGCCCAATCGAGATGGTGCCGGTCGAAGCCATTCGCGAGAATTTCGAGACCAACCTCTTCTCGCTGATCGCGCTGACGCAACTGGTGATCCCGGTCATGAGGCGGCAGGCGAGCGGGCGCATCGTCAACATCAGCTCGGTCGCCGGGCGCATTGCGCGCCCGCTGTCGAGCATCTATGACGCCACGAAACACGCTCTGGAAGCCATTTCCGACGGCCTGCGCGGCGAGCTGGCGCCTTTCGGCATCAAGGTGGTGGTCATCGAGCCGGGCTTCATCGTCACAGAGTTCTTAGGCGTCGCCAACGAGCGCGCCCGCGACGTGATCGAACAGGACAGCCCGTACAAGCCGTTCTTTGAAGGCTTCGCCGAAGGCTATCAGCGCATGCGCAAGATGGCGGGCCGCCCCGACGACATCGCCGAGCTGGTGCTGAAAGCCCTGACGCTCGACCGCCCGCGCCCGCGCTACGCAGCGCCGCGCCATGCGCGGTTGGCGCTCAGGGCCAAGCGCTGGCTGCCGGAGCGCTTGTTCAACCGGCTGGCGGCGAAGCAGTCGGGCGTGGACGAAAAGAAGCTGCGCGAACAAGCGCAGGGCCGCTGA
- a CDS encoding serine hydrolase — MKMNPRLLLVVLLLGLAPAVSARQDDRLLESRLGPIIEKTMRENRIPGLAIGVVKNGKLIYAKGFGVARLNTSRAITPASLFHMASVTKLFVATAVMQLVEQGKVDLDAPLVKYLPYFKLNDARYPRITIRQMLNHTSGMPDAINYNWDKPEYDDGALERYVRGLSRLPMIGDPGEKSRYSNIAFEVLGDMIAKVSGMSFEDYVQRHILAPLGMKHSTLLVRQADPQLLTAPHVAQGEQVVVSKIFPYNRPHAPSSTLYSNIEDMSRWAIANLNRGELDGKRILKASTYDVMWKPSAAIGSKGTTKVGISWFVHEIQGHRIVMHSGGDTGFNSFLILAPDDGVAVVAMSNYEADSECFVCDLSGAAMKLLLGLDLTTPAASDAAQPLDTSVLGTVTTEQVLEKYVEALGGRAALDHITSRVEKGRFETVATALSGEVVIYGKAPNKRLIRFTVPGQIEMTEAFDGAAGWKQVPDEELAEMGGAELAQARRDAAFDQPLRLRELYPKISLKGRVTMNGRAAYLLEAPRNARPRRWYFDTTTGLLLRVEEWNAKGKLERAEDYDDYRAVDGVKIPFAIGITDEERFNIKLDEVKHNLPIDDGLFDKPGAKPIRQ; from the coding sequence ATGAAGATGAATCCGCGTCTGCTACTCGTCGTTTTACTTCTCGGATTGGCGCCCGCCGTTTCGGCGCGGCAGGACGATAGACTGCTCGAATCCAGGCTTGGGCCGATCATCGAAAAGACGATGCGCGAAAACCGCATTCCCGGCCTGGCCATCGGCGTCGTGAAAAACGGCAAGCTGATTTACGCGAAAGGCTTTGGCGTCGCCCGGCTCAACACCAGCCGGGCGATCACGCCGGCCTCGCTCTTTCACATGGCCTCGGTCACCAAGCTCTTCGTGGCGACGGCAGTGATGCAGTTAGTCGAGCAGGGCAAGGTTGATCTCGACGCGCCGCTCGTCAAGTACCTGCCTTACTTTAAGCTGAATGACGCCCGTTACCCGCGCATCACGATTCGCCAGATGCTCAATCACACGTCGGGCATGCCCGATGCCATCAACTACAACTGGGATAAGCCGGAGTACGACGACGGGGCGCTGGAGAGGTACGTGCGCGGCCTCAGTCGTCTGCCGATGATCGGCGACCCCGGCGAGAAAAGCCGCTACAGCAACATCGCCTTTGAAGTGCTTGGCGATATGATCGCGAAAGTTTCGGGGATGAGTTTTGAAGACTACGTGCAGCGCCACATCCTCGCGCCGCTCGGCATGAAGCACAGCACGCTGCTCGTGCGTCAGGCTGACCCGCAGCTACTGACCGCGCCGCATGTCGCGCAGGGCGAACAGGTCGTCGTCAGCAAAATTTTCCCTTACAACCGCCCGCACGCGCCAAGCTCAACCCTCTATTCAAACATTGAAGATATGAGCCGCTGGGCAATCGCCAACCTCAACCGCGGCGAGCTTGATGGCAAGCGGATACTGAAAGCCTCGACCTATGACGTGATGTGGAAGCCTTCAGCCGCCATCGGCTCGAAGGGCACGACGAAGGTCGGCATCAGTTGGTTCGTGCATGAGATTCAAGGCCACCGCATCGTGATGCACTCGGGCGGCGACACGGGCTTCAACTCGTTCCTGATTCTCGCCCCCGACGACGGCGTTGCGGTCGTCGCCATGAGCAACTACGAGGCAGACTCAGAGTGCTTCGTTTGTGACCTGTCGGGGGCGGCGATGAAGCTGCTGCTCGGATTAGACCTGACGACGCCGGCAGCGAGTGACGCGGCCCAGCCGCTCGATACCTCGGTGCTCGGCACGGTGACAACAGAGCAGGTGCTTGAAAAGTATGTCGAGGCGCTCGGCGGCAGAGCGGCGCTCGATCATATCACCAGCCGCGTCGAGAAAGGCCGCTTCGAAACCGTCGCCACGGCGCTCAGCGGAGAGGTCGTCATCTACGGCAAAGCGCCGAACAAGCGACTGATCAGGTTTACCGTGCCGGGACAGATCGAGATGACCGAAGCCTTCGATGGCGCGGCGGGCTGGAAGCAAGTCCCCGATGAGGAGCTGGCCGAAATGGGCGGCGCGGAGCTGGCGCAGGCGCGGCGCGATGCCGCCTTCGATCAACCGCTCAGACTCCGCGAGCTGTATCCGAAGATCAGCCTCAAAGGCCGAGTGACCATGAATGGCCGCGCCGCCTACCTGCTCGAAGCGCCGCGCAATGCCCGGCCCAGGCGCTGGTACTTTGACACGACGACCGGCCTACTGCTGCGCGTCGAGGAATGGAACGCCAAAGGCAAGCTGGAGCGCGCCGAAGATTATGACGATTACCGCGCGGTGGACGGCGTCAAGATTCCCTTCGCCATCGGCATCACCGACGAAGAGCGGTTCAACATCAAGCTGGACGAAGTCAAACACAACCTGCCGATTGACGATGGCCTATTCGATAAGCCCGGCGCTAAGCCCATCCGGCAATAG
- a CDS encoding S41 family peptidase: MKRSLPMILLLLTLAALGGAQDRAPASAARPAAAQAGEAAPTVDQILDRYVQALGGKAALQRLSRRVIKGTFSSAELQAEGTFEIDAKAPNKQFTILQSPSFGTYRQGFNGTTAWQQQPRDDEAEAMPGFQKREADFYLPIKFHELFPKLTLVGKQKVGTRQAYALEAPRVGNPKRWYFDTESGLLIRSESRTPDGQVTESEDFDDYRTVDGVKLPFSIRRLDDGGTTLRLKVTEVKHDAEIDDAKFENPAGSPKKNGAATETAITETPQSLRERTFEIVWRTVNDKHFDPNHNGVDWAKMREQYAPRIRAAKNDEEFYKLLNQMLGELHQSHHWVMAPQMLKGMQESHASVGIKYQLIGGQVLVTRVEADSAAARAGLRPGFVIKQVDDTLVEKVIAASSGQGQTLAQASESVADQIEDVLAGKAGTAVRMVYLDERDNAHEVTMVRDKDKGEMVLIEGLPLYAEMETKRLTGGIGYLRFSQFLPKLKQPIHEAMLAMGDAPGIIIDLRGNGGGDDRIGLEMAAHLFAQPTVFNVMRTRQGIKNVSVQPEAKTYAGPVVILVDEGSGSASEQFAAPMQELGRAVIVGVRTAAADLDADMKRLPTGATLLYAFAECRTPKGVVIEGRGVIPDVEVKLTRATLLRGGDPQLEAAISQIQKLARKSAVAPQ; the protein is encoded by the coding sequence ATGAAAAGAAGTTTGCCAATGATCCTTTTGCTGTTGACGCTGGCGGCGCTCGGCGGCGCGCAAGACCGCGCGCCCGCATCAGCCGCGCGCCCCGCTGCGGCGCAAGCCGGCGAAGCCGCGCCGACGGTTGACCAGATACTCGACCGCTACGTGCAGGCGCTCGGCGGCAAAGCGGCGTTGCAGCGCCTGTCGCGCCGCGTCATCAAGGGGACGTTCAGCAGCGCCGAGCTCCAAGCCGAGGGCACGTTCGAGATTGATGCCAAAGCGCCGAATAAACAGTTCACCATTTTGCAGTCCCCCAGCTTTGGCACCTACCGGCAGGGCTTCAACGGCACGACCGCCTGGCAACAACAGCCCCGCGATGACGAGGCCGAAGCCATGCCGGGATTCCAGAAGCGCGAAGCCGACTTCTACCTGCCCATCAAGTTTCATGAGCTGTTCCCGAAGCTAACCCTCGTCGGCAAACAGAAGGTCGGCACGCGCCAGGCTTACGCGCTCGAAGCGCCGCGTGTCGGGAATCCCAAACGCTGGTACTTCGACACCGAAAGCGGCCTGCTCATCCGTAGCGAAAGCCGCACGCCCGATGGCCAGGTCACCGAGAGCGAAGACTTTGACGATTACCGAACGGTGGACGGCGTCAAGCTGCCTTTCAGCATCCGCCGCCTTGATGACGGAGGCACGACGCTCCGGCTCAAAGTCACGGAGGTCAAGCACGACGCCGAGATTGACGACGCGAAGTTTGAAAACCCTGCCGGTTCGCCGAAGAAAAACGGCGCGGCAACAGAGACCGCCATCACAGAGACGCCGCAGTCGCTCAGAGAACGCACCTTCGAGATCGTCTGGCGCACCGTCAACGACAAGCATTTCGACCCCAACCACAACGGCGTGGACTGGGCGAAGATGCGCGAGCAGTACGCGCCGCGCATCCGGGCCGCGAAAAACGATGAAGAGTTTTACAAGCTGCTCAACCAGATGCTCGGCGAGCTGCACCAGTCACACCACTGGGTGATGGCGCCGCAGATGCTCAAAGGCATGCAGGAGAGCCATGCGAGCGTCGGCATCAAGTACCAGCTCATCGGCGGGCAGGTGCTGGTCACGCGGGTCGAGGCGGATTCGGCGGCGGCGCGCGCCGGCCTGCGACCGGGATTCGTCATCAAGCAGGTTGATGACACCCTTGTCGAGAAAGTGATTGCCGCAAGCTCAGGCCAGGGTCAGACGCTCGCGCAGGCCAGCGAATCGGTCGCCGACCAGATTGAGGATGTGCTCGCGGGCAAAGCCGGCACCGCAGTCCGCATGGTTTATCTGGACGAACGCGACAACGCGCACGAGGTCACGATGGTGCGCGACAAAGACAAAGGCGAGATGGTGCTGATCGAAGGGTTGCCCCTGTACGCCGAAATGGAAACGAAGCGCCTGACGGGCGGCATCGGCTACCTGCGCTTCAGTCAATTTCTGCCGAAGCTCAAGCAGCCGATTCACGAAGCGATGCTGGCAATGGGCGATGCGCCGGGGATCATCATCGATCTGCGCGGCAACGGCGGCGGCGACGACAGGATTGGCCTGGAGATGGCCGCTCATCTCTTCGCGCAACCGACGGTCTTCAACGTGATGCGGACGCGGCAAGGCATCAAGAACGTCAGCGTCCAGCCGGAAGCGAAGACCTATGCCGGCCCGGTCGTCATTCTGGTGGATGAGGGAAGCGGCTCGGCGAGCGAGCAGTTCGCGGCGCCGATGCAGGAGCTTGGCCGCGCCGTCATTGTCGGTGTGCGCACCGCCGCCGCCGATCTCGACGCCGACATGAAGCGGTTGCCGACGGGCGCAACACTGCTCTACGCCTTCGCCGAATGTCGGACGCCGAAGGGCGTCGTCATCGAAGGGCGCGGCGTCATCCCTGATGTCGAAGTGAAGCTGACGCGCGCCACGCTCTTGCGGGGCGGCGATCCGCAGCTTGAAGCGGCGATCAGTCAGATACAAAAGCTGGCGCGCAAATCAGCCGTGGCGCCGCAATAA
- a CDS encoding APC family permease — protein sequence MKTEKNISPATEFQREEDRVVARSAVFKKELGLTDLALTQILFIVGLPWIGVAAKQGPSHVVLWLLAMLFFYIPSAVVVIYLNRVMPLEGGLYQWAKLGFNELIGFLVAWNLWLFAILNTSEIGLQVTQYVRYVIGPEGEWLTASRWFIGLVSTAAIALLVVLATVGLSVGKWVHKAGGVLMLLTFAAVLILPLLHRGGGAAGDGHGLRIEMPMLSLMSFNLLGKMGFGALGGFEYVAIHAGECRDPVRAISRSVMLAAPIIAVMFILGTNSVLTLIPQDRIDLIAPIPQVLSEGFRSLSFAAAIVPLAIVAMLCIRVAQSSVMFTGNTRLPMVAGWDRLLPEWFTRLHARYRTPVNSILFVGAATLVLGVLGLIGVGKQEAFQLLWNASGVFYALTYLAMFALPLLGLRDSDAPRPWWLKLCALSGGLMTLLYVALSIVPIIEVESRVSFAVKISGLIVVTNIVGLLIFVAAGRRRARAALEIPAADR from the coding sequence ATGAAGACGGAAAAGAATATCAGTCCGGCTACGGAGTTTCAGCGCGAAGAAGACCGCGTCGTCGCGCGCAGCGCCGTCTTCAAAAAAGAGCTTGGCCTCACAGACCTGGCGCTCACCCAGATCTTGTTCATCGTCGGATTGCCGTGGATCGGCGTCGCCGCCAAGCAAGGCCCGTCGCATGTCGTCTTGTGGCTGCTGGCCATGCTGTTCTTCTACATTCCGTCGGCGGTCGTGGTCATCTATCTCAACCGCGTCATGCCGCTCGAAGGCGGGCTGTATCAATGGGCCAAGCTCGGCTTCAACGAGCTGATCGGATTCCTGGTGGCCTGGAACCTGTGGCTGTTCGCCATCTTGAACACCTCCGAGATCGGCCTGCAAGTGACGCAATACGTCCGCTATGTGATCGGCCCCGAAGGCGAATGGCTGACGGCGAGCCGCTGGTTTATCGGCCTGGTCAGCACGGCGGCCATCGCCTTGCTGGTCGTCCTTGCGACGGTCGGCCTCAGCGTCGGCAAGTGGGTTCATAAGGCCGGCGGCGTGCTGATGCTCTTGACCTTTGCCGCTGTCCTGATCCTGCCACTCTTGCACAGAGGGGGCGGCGCGGCGGGCGATGGCCACGGGCTCAGAATTGAAATGCCGATGCTCTCGCTGATGAGCTTTAATCTGCTCGGCAAGATGGGATTCGGGGCGCTCGGCGGTTTCGAGTATGTCGCCATCCATGCGGGCGAGTGCCGCGACCCTGTGCGCGCCATCAGTCGCTCGGTTATGTTGGCGGCGCCCATCATCGCCGTGATGTTCATCCTGGGGACGAACTCCGTCCTGACGCTGATCCCGCAGGACCGCATCGATTTGATCGCGCCCATCCCGCAGGTCTTGAGCGAAGGCTTTCGCTCGTTGAGCTTCGCGGCGGCCATCGTGCCGCTCGCCATAGTCGCCATGCTCTGCATACGGGTGGCGCAATCGAGCGTGATGTTCACAGGCAACACGCGGCTGCCGATGGTGGCCGGCTGGGATCGTTTGTTGCCGGAATGGTTCACGCGATTGCACGCCCGCTATCGAACGCCGGTCAATTCGATCCTCTTCGTCGGCGCGGCAACGCTCGTGCTGGGCGTCCTCGGACTGATCGGCGTCGGTAAGCAAGAAGCGTTTCAGTTATTGTGGAATGCGTCGGGGGTGTTCTACGCGCTGACCTACCTGGCGATGTTCGCCCTGCCGCTGCTCGGCTTGCGCGATAGCGATGCGCCGCGGCCCTGGTGGCTGAAGCTATGCGCGTTATCCGGCGGGTTGATGACCCTGCTCTACGTCGCGCTTTCCATCGTTCCCATCATCGAGGTCGAAAGCCGCGTCAGCTTTGCGGTGAAAATATCGGGACTGATCGTCGTGACCAACATCGTCGGGCTATTGATCTTTGTCGCCGCGGGCCGCCGCCGCGCCCGGGCCGCCCTTGAAATCCCCGCAGCCGACCGTTAG
- a CDS encoding alpha/beta hydrolase-fold protein: MQRVIDVWRSPSLNRQMEIVTYGDYGFPLLLFPTAAADFLEYERFQLIDAIRDLIEAGRVKVFSINSINRDSWLNDQVHPHDKGIRQAQYNQYISREVVPYIWNSCRGRVGIITAGASLGAFHCANQLFRRPDLFDGMIAMSGAYDIRGYYDGDYYDDNVYYNNPVDYLPNLGGHDLWLLQQKRHIHIVTGQGNYENPDASRRLAGILYNKGITYELALWGYDMPHDWPTWRAMLRYYLSEKF, from the coding sequence ATGCAGAGAGTTATAGATGTCTGGCGCAGCCCTAGCCTGAACCGCCAGATGGAGATTGTCACGTATGGAGACTACGGCTTCCCTTTGTTGCTGTTCCCGACCGCTGCCGCTGACTTTCTAGAGTATGAAAGGTTCCAACTGATTGATGCCATCCGGGACTTGATTGAGGCGGGCCGCGTCAAGGTCTTCTCGATCAACTCGATCAACCGTGATTCCTGGCTGAACGATCAGGTGCATCCGCATGACAAAGGCATTCGCCAGGCACAGTACAACCAGTACATCAGCCGCGAAGTCGTGCCCTACATCTGGAACAGTTGCCGCGGCCGTGTTGGCATCATCACGGCGGGCGCCAGCCTCGGCGCGTTTCACTGCGCCAATCAACTCTTTCGCCGCCCCGACCTCTTCGACGGTATGATCGCCATGAGCGGCGCGTATGATATTCGCGGCTATTACGACGGCGACTATTACGACGACAACGTCTATTACAACAACCCTGTCGATTACCTGCCGAACCTCGGCGGCCACGACCTCTGGCTGCTGCAACAGAAGCGGCACATTCACATCGTCACCGGTCAGGGCAATTACGAAAACCCGGACGCTTCGCGCCGCCTCGCCGGCATCCTTTATAACAAGGGCATCACCTACGAGCTGGCCTTGTGGGGCTACGACATGCCGCACGACTGGCCGACCTGGCGCGCCATGTTGCGTTATTACCTGAGCGAGAAGTTTTGA
- a CDS encoding DUF6569 family protein: protein MKTLAALLASVLLVALALAGTSRHRTVKTSRPARQAAAAAHQDWRVGSPASFDNLTVFPVLSEQAASVDDFITLDEGLRSGKVIITELGGDGRAHRLRAHRRSDDDAEVNRLALTNRSGKKLILIAGEMIVGGKQDRIVGHDCVIEATARPVPIDVFCVEHGRWSGSESFGQSRGDGEGSLRESRISQRQRRGQGGGIGRGAGGGVAAGHGYVAGGAPGGVASGVIAMPVVREKAQASKSQADVWAKVSETVEVNGVSSDTGDLKSVYKDKHVNRKLDDYERAFKNRMQAANIVGVVAAINGRIISADVFANHRLFQAYWPKVLKSYALQAVSATERQSQEVARGDAEAYLARVEGANAATGDQGAYRLVENQSSKDASFELESRAARRTLIHFNRVSKE, encoded by the coding sequence ATCAAGACTGGCGCGTCGGCTCGCCCGCAAGCTTTGACAACCTGACCGTCTTTCCGGTGCTTTCCGAGCAGGCCGCGAGCGTTGACGACTTCATCACCCTCGACGAAGGCTTGCGCAGCGGCAAAGTCATCATCACCGAACTGGGCGGCGACGGGCGCGCGCACCGCCTGCGCGCCCACCGACGGAGCGATGATGATGCCGAAGTCAACCGGCTGGCGCTGACCAACCGCTCCGGCAAGAAGCTGATCCTGATTGCCGGCGAGATGATCGTTGGCGGCAAGCAGGACCGCATCGTCGGCCACGACTGCGTCATTGAAGCGACGGCCAGGCCGGTGCCGATTGATGTCTTCTGCGTCGAGCACGGCAGGTGGTCGGGCAGCGAGAGCTTCGGTCAGAGCCGCGGCGACGGCGAGGGAAGCCTGAGGGAGAGCCGCATCAGTCAGCGGCAACGTAGAGGCCAGGGCGGCGGCATCGGCAGAGGCGCGGGCGGCGGCGTCGCGGCGGGCCACGGCTACGTAGCCGGCGGCGCTCCGGGTGGTGTGGCCTCCGGCGTCATCGCCATGCCGGTGGTGCGCGAGAAGGCGCAGGCCAGCAAGAGCCAGGCGGATGTCTGGGCTAAGGTTTCTGAAACCGTTGAGGTCAACGGCGTGAGCAGCGATACCGGCGATCTCAAGAGCGTCTACAAAGACAAGCATGTGAACCGCAAGCTGGACGATTACGAGCGCGCTTTTAAAAACAGGATGCAAGCCGCAAACATTGTCGGCGTGGTTGCGGCAATCAATGGCCGCATCATCTCTGCCGATGTCTTCGCCAATCACAGGCTCTTTCAAGCCTACTGGCCGAAGGTGCTGAAGTCATACGCGCTGCAAGCGGTCAGCGCCACCGAGCGACAGTCGCAAGAGGTTGCGCGCGGCGACGCCGAGGCTTATCTGGCGCGCGTCGAAGGCGCGAACGCGGCGACCGGCGACCAGGGCGCTTACCGGCTGGTCGAGAACCAGTCGAGCAAAGACGCTAGCTTCGAGCTGGAAAGCCGCGCCGCCCGGCGCACTCTAATCCACTTCAACCGCGTCAGCAAGGAATGA
- a CDS encoding winged helix-turn-helix domain-containing protein: MTKYAKHFYDFAPFRVDAVERVLLRDNEPVPLTPKVFDTLLLLVENRGRTVTKEEMIACLWPESFVEEGSLSQNIFLLRRALGGDAQGNKIIKTVPKRGYSFVADAIEIREDVTETRESEVDTVIEAQRHEEIAFDAQAADPAPPRRRVVTPALAGRSRAWTLARRLLIVAVVCGLAGTAYLLRTAGKSNGSAGIHSIAILPFTSLSAEPDDYLGLGMADALITRLSDTRQIAVSPTSAVIKYGRATDALTAGRELNVDSVLEGKVQMAGDKVRVTVQLLRVSNGASLWARSFDENFTNIFSVQDVISEKVAATLMLSLTSDERRQLTRRYTENVEAYQLYLKGRYFWNRSATKDIEKGVEYFEQAIAQDAGFGPAYAGLADAYALLGYRYDTPVQREAMARAKAAARRALEIDDRLAEAHSALALVLFRHEWNWPEAEREFKRAIELDPNYAIAHHYYGRYLSAVGRLPEAIRELQLAQELDPLSLRISTTLAELLYLDRRYDEAIEQFRKALEMDPNFAAAHEFLSLAYEQKQLYRASIEEALRARALGGGAPKALDELQRAYEKGGMNGFRRQSLNLLKGRLDGGAVAPYLVAVLYACLGDNDRAFEWLAKAYEDRSVWIAYLRYDPRLDALRNEPRYKALLKRIESPA, from the coding sequence ATGACGAAGTATGCAAAGCACTTTTATGATTTCGCGCCGTTCCGCGTGGACGCCGTAGAGCGCGTCTTGTTGCGCGACAACGAGCCGGTGCCGCTGACGCCCAAGGTCTTTGACACACTGCTCCTGCTGGTCGAGAACCGTGGCCGCACGGTCACCAAAGAAGAGATGATCGCCTGCCTGTGGCCTGAGAGCTTCGTCGAAGAAGGCAGCCTGTCGCAGAATATCTTTCTGTTGAGAAGAGCGCTCGGCGGCGACGCGCAAGGCAACAAGATCATCAAGACCGTGCCCAAGCGCGGCTATAGCTTCGTTGCCGACGCCATCGAAATCCGCGAGGACGTGACCGAGACCCGCGAGAGCGAGGTTGATACGGTCATCGAGGCGCAGCGTCATGAGGAAATCGCCTTCGACGCGCAGGCAGCCGACCCCGCGCCGCCGCGCCGCCGCGTCGTCACCCCGGCGCTTGCGGGCCGGTCGCGCGCCTGGACGCTGGCCCGGCGTCTGCTGATCGTCGCGGTGGTTTGCGGCCTCGCCGGCACGGCTTATCTTTTGCGAACGGCGGGCAAATCAAACGGCTCAGCGGGGATTCATTCAATCGCCATCCTGCCGTTCACTTCGTTGAGCGCCGAGCCGGATGATTATCTCGGGCTGGGGATGGCCGACGCCTTGATCACGCGGCTCAGCGACACGCGGCAGATTGCCGTCAGCCCGACCAGTGCCGTCATCAAGTACGGGCGCGCCACCGACGCCTTAACCGCCGGGCGCGAGCTGAACGTCGATTCGGTGCTCGAAGGCAAGGTGCAGATGGCCGGCGACAAGGTGCGCGTTACCGTGCAGCTCTTACGCGTCAGCAATGGCGCATCGCTGTGGGCGCGGTCGTTCGACGAGAACTTCACCAACATCTTCAGCGTGCAAGACGTGATCTCTGAGAAGGTCGCCGCGACCTTGATGTTGAGCCTGACCAGTGACGAGCGCCGCCAACTGACCCGCCGCTACACCGAGAATGTCGAAGCCTACCAGCTCTACTTGAAAGGCCGCTATTTCTGGAATCGCAGCGCCACGAAAGATATTGAAAAAGGCGTCGAGTACTTCGAGCAAGCCATCGCGCAGGACGCCGGCTTCGGCCCGGCCTACGCGGGGCTCGCGGATGCGTACGCGCTGCTCGGCTATCGCTACGACACGCCAGTGCAAAGAGAGGCGATGGCCAGAGCCAAGGCGGCGGCGCGGCGCGCCCTGGAGATAGATGATCGGCTGGCTGAAGCACACAGCGCGCTTGCCCTCGTGCTATTCCGCCATGAGTGGAACTGGCCGGAGGCCGAGCGCGAGTTCAAGCGCGCTATCGAGCTCGATCCCAATTACGCCATCGCGCATCATTACTATGGCCGTTACCTGTCAGCGGTGGGCCGCCTCCCTGAAGCCATCCGCGAGCTTCAACTCGCCCAGGAGCTTGATCCGCTATCGCTGCGCATCAGCACGACGCTTGCCGAGCTGCTTTATCTCGACCGGCGCTATGATGAAGCTATCGAGCAGTTCCGCAAGGCGCTGGAGATGGACCCGAATTTCGCGGCGGCGCATGAATTCCTGTCGCTGGCTTACGAGCAGAAGCAGCTTTACCGCGCGTCTATCGAAGAAGCGTTGCGCGCCAGGGCGCTCGGCGGCGGCGCGCCGAAGGCGTTAGATGAATTGCAGCGCGCTTATGAAAAAGGCGGGATGAACGGCTTTCGGCGACAGTCGCTCAACCTGCTCAAAGGCCGACTCGATGGCGGCGCGGTTGCGCCCTATCTCGTCGCTGTGCTCTATGCCTGTCTCGGCGACAATGACCGCGCCTTTGAATGGCTGGCGAAAGCCTACGAAGACCGCTCGGTATGGATTGCTTATCTCCGATATGACCCGCGCCTCGACGCCCTGCGGAACGAGCCGAGATACAAAGCCCTGCTCAAGCGCATCGAGTCGCCGGCCTGA